From Streptomyces sp. NBC_01460, a single genomic window includes:
- a CDS encoding macro domain-containing protein gives MDALPSHQELIEELRCLRRLGFPRLRRCSRDGLRAAAVAAGFCADADDELEGIEDLLGSAARRLGGGELRDADDCDPLARAAAHSFGLFVFRRGVAAADRRKAAAGVYGVSTERFRKSQEREVLDGLASAVLALARSGRSGAVGDGGAGAPDRARPEPRTAVTTPLGGPVPGGLRPVPSASRPVLGSVAIRLTPIERIRDTDILVSSENVYLEMSKSFRPTVSGVLRRAAAERSNGEVVDDVLARELAVWLHANRRTGLGVQPGTVVPTSAGALSRQGIRRVYHAAVATPVDHGNRYHVAPGTVTDAVRGCFELARAERQSLALPLTSICFPLLGAGRGGLPPGDAAAQLLGAVRGELRRDPSWSVLLVTHKREFAELLRDANSAP, from the coding sequence ATGGACGCATTGCCTTCGCATCAGGAGCTCATCGAGGAGTTGAGGTGCCTGAGACGACTCGGGTTTCCGCGGCTGCGGCGCTGCTCCCGGGACGGTCTGCGCGCGGCCGCCGTGGCGGCCGGCTTCTGCGCGGACGCCGACGACGAACTCGAAGGCATAGAGGACCTGCTCGGGTCCGCGGCGCGACGTCTGGGCGGCGGCGAACTGCGGGACGCGGACGACTGCGATCCGCTGGCCCGTGCCGCCGCACACTCCTTCGGTCTCTTCGTCTTCCGTCGCGGCGTGGCCGCCGCGGACCGCCGCAAGGCCGCGGCGGGCGTGTACGGGGTGAGCACGGAGCGCTTCCGTAAGAGCCAGGAGCGCGAAGTGCTCGACGGCCTGGCCTCGGCGGTGCTCGCCCTGGCGAGGTCCGGCCGGTCCGGCGCGGTCGGTGACGGCGGGGCCGGCGCCCCTGACCGCGCCCGGCCGGAGCCGCGGACCGCGGTCACCACGCCCCTCGGTGGACCGGTGCCGGGTGGCCTCAGGCCGGTGCCGTCCGCCTCCCGTCCGGTGCTGGGCAGCGTCGCGATCCGACTGACCCCCATCGAACGGATACGGGACACGGACATCCTGGTCTCCTCCGAGAACGTCTACCTGGAGATGTCCAAGTCCTTCCGGCCGACCGTCTCCGGCGTCCTGCGGCGAGCAGCCGCCGAACGCTCGAACGGCGAGGTGGTGGACGACGTCCTCGCCCGCGAACTGGCGGTCTGGCTGCACGCCAACCGTCGGACCGGCCTCGGCGTACAGCCGGGCACGGTGGTGCCCACCTCTGCCGGAGCCCTCTCCCGGCAGGGCATCCGGCGCGTCTACCACGCTGCCGTGGCCACCCCCGTGGACCACGGCAACCGCTACCACGTCGCCCCCGGCACCGTGACCGACGCGGTCCGGGGGTGCTTCGAACTGGCACGTGCCGAACGGCAGTCGCTCGCGCTCCCGCTGACCAGCATCTGCTTCCCGCTGCTGGGCGCCGGGCGCGGCGGCCTCCCACCCGGCGACGCCGCGGCACAGCTACTCGGGGCGGTCCGCGGGGAGCTGCGGCGGGACCCGAGCTGGTCTGTGCTGCTGGTGACCCACAAGCGCGAGTTCGCGGAACTCCTCAGGGACGCCAACTCGGCTCCCTGA
- a CDS encoding 4Fe-4S single cluster domain-containing protein, translated as MKVRISGTHFPLGTLGPGQRLGMWFQGCGLACPGCMSRHTWAPEGGTAEDVSGLLRMWEGALGRGAEGLTVSGGEPLDQADALTELLLGAARIRDRAGGGAEGADLLVYTGYEPDELTAARRQALRGADAVITGRFRVERPTRLVWRGSANQRLRPLTPRGETRYAPHLARESTGGRLQAVVEPGPPAGVRFHGVPLRGELRAVEQGLREAGVTLREPSWRP; from the coding sequence ATGAAAGTCCGGATCAGCGGTACGCATTTCCCCCTGGGGACCCTCGGGCCGGGACAACGCCTCGGTATGTGGTTCCAGGGCTGCGGACTGGCCTGTCCGGGCTGCATGTCCCGGCACACCTGGGCTCCCGAGGGGGGAACCGCCGAGGACGTCTCCGGTCTGCTGCGGATGTGGGAGGGGGCTCTGGGCAGGGGGGCCGAGGGGCTCACCGTGAGTGGCGGTGAGCCCCTCGACCAGGCGGACGCGCTGACCGAACTGCTGCTCGGCGCCGCCCGGATCAGGGACCGGGCCGGCGGCGGGGCGGAAGGAGCCGACCTGCTGGTGTACACCGGGTATGAGCCGGACGAACTCACGGCCGCGAGACGCCAGGCGTTGCGCGGCGCCGACGCGGTGATAACCGGCCGGTTCCGGGTGGAGAGGCCGACCCGACTGGTCTGGCGTGGCTCGGCCAACCAGCGTCTGCGCCCGCTGACGCCCCGGGGCGAGACCCGGTACGCCCCTCACCTGGCGCGGGAGAGCACGGGCGGCAGGCTCCAGGCGGTGGTGGAACCGGGGCCGCCCGCCGGTGTGCGGTTCCACGGCGTGCCGCTGCGCGGCGAGCTCAGGGCCGTGGAGCAGGGACTGCGAGAGGCCGGCGTGACGCTCAGGGAGCCGAGTTGGCGTCCCTGA